The sequence GAAAAGCTGAATATCGAATTTGCCAAAGAAGGATTGGAACATATTTCCATTGGGATTGGAATTGCTACCGGGAAAGTAATTCTCGGAAATATTGGCTCGGAAAAGCGACTCAATTATTCCGTGATAGGAGATACTGTTAATCTTGCCTCCCGACTTGTATCAAAAGCAAAGGCGAATGAAATTTTGATCGATGGTACCACACATAATTTTATTCAGAATCATTTTGTTTGTAATTCTCTTGGCGAAATTGAAGTAAAAGGAAAACAATACCCGGTTGATGTCTATTCTGTAACATCTCCACGATGAACGAAATCGTTGTAAAATCCATCCTCAACAAACACAAGAAACGTGATTCCTGGTTCTTAACCGATTATTCTGTTAATCCATACCAAGGTTGCGCGATGAATTGCCTTTATTGTTATATACGTGGCAGCAAATATGGTGTTCAGATGAATGTTTCGGTTAAAAAAAATGCTGTTGAAATTCTTGACCGCCAATTATCACTCCGAGCTAAGAACAAACAATTCGGTATTATTGCACTTGCTTCGGCTACTGATCCGTATATGCCAATCGAAAAAGAAACAACACTCACCCGGCAGTTTCTTAAAGTAATCCTAAAACATCGGTTCCCTGTGTATGTGATGACTCGATCGGATCTTGTCTTTAGAGATCTGGATATACTTCGTCAGATACAAAAGAGTGCAATTCTTCCTGACGACTTACAAGGCAAGGGAATACAGAATGTGATCATCGCTT is a genomic window of Bacteroidota bacterium containing:
- a CDS encoding radical SAM protein codes for the protein MNEIVVKSILNKHKKRDSWFLTDYSVNPYQGCAMNCLYCYIRGSKYGVQMNVSVKKNAVEILDRQLSLRAKNKQFGIIALASATDPYMPIEKETTLTRQFLKVILKHRFPVYVMTRSDLVFRDLDILRQIQKSAILPDDLQGKGIQNVIIASSFCTLDNEIAKRFEPNVNPPMERMEMLRKLKQDGFYVGAHFLPLLPKLTDTKESLQTYVGTTKEYGLDYLLVGSVTLFGNKEADSKTLVLKIIERYYPDVYTDYQKQFSRQDYVTQKYQLNLEKIMKELCCKSGLKYGIS